The genome window cattcaatgtccttctagctatttgaaactatataatatactATTGTGAACTATGGTCATCCTACAGTGGTAgaaaacactagaatttatttctcctatctagctataattttgtatcctttaacaacgaatattttaaagcagcagtccccaaccttttcggcaccagggactggtttcatggaagataatttttccatggatggggtgggggtgggcgtgTGGCAGAGCTCTGCGGCCCAGGCCCTAACAGGCCAAGGACtcgttggggaccacagtttcaAAGGATATAAATGAACAGCCAGATAAAGTTCACAGGGCGAGGTCTGGAAGAGTGTCCATTGCAGGAGCTTCTGCCCCCATGGAGTTGGGGTACCCCACTCTCCTGGCAGGTGGATATATTCACCAACTGAGATGGTCTCCAAATTCCACAATTTGGtgatttttatggaggcttcatcacATAGGTGTGATCTGTTATTAATTCAATCTCCCCTACATGATGCTGGGGAATTGGACTAAAGTTTCCAGGCTCCTAACCATGGCtcggtctttctggtgaccagcgcTCATCCAGGAGCCCGCtaagagtcacctcattagaacaaaagacactcctattatccaggaaattccaagggattagGAGCTCTGCATCAGGAACCAGGGGCAAAGACCAAAtatgagaacaaaaacaaaagatgcaCATGGCAtccctatcactcaggaaattatagggttttaggagctcctaaatatatatacatttattttatgcatgtatatatatgtgtatttatctatttatgtcACAACAGCAAAGGACAGTGACTTGGCTCCTCTAGGTGGCTTTGTGGCCCATGTGGAAAGCACCTGTCTATTGGACGATGATGGGACTGCCCAGGATTTCACATATTGCATCTCCTTCAACAAGGATCTGCTGACCTGCTGGGATcaacaagaggaaaaaatggcCCCCTGTGAATTTGGGGTGCTGAATGGCTTGGCCAGTTACCTGTCAGATTACCTCAACCAGCAAGGCACCCTGCTCCAGCGCTTGCGCAGTGGGCTCCAGGACTGCGCCACGCACACCCAGCCCTTCTGGGGGTCACTGACCCACAGGACACgtgaggagggaggggtgcagaTGGGCGTCACGAAGCACAGTTAGGAGAGGGGAGGCCAGGAGGAATCCTtagcaggcggggggggggggtgagatttgggcaggaaagaagagaaaatgtgtgGACCTGGAACATAGAAAGAGGGAGGGTTGAACCTCTagggggacaaggggacaggagTAAAGGGGAGGTGGTGCTCAGGCAGTGAGGAGAGCGCGCAGAGGCCAGGGCGTCTCAGGATGCAGGCGGGAGTTCAACCAGGGCTGTGTCAGAGCAACCAACACAGCTTTCCCCAGGGTGTTTGTGCGTCTTCAGCCCCCAATGTCATATTCTGGATCTGGGCTGGACCTGGGCATGGAAATGTTTGCAAGTCGGGTTTAGGGTTCTCTCTCACCCTTACTCCCTGGCATTGAGAATGGCTTGAGGATCAAATAGACTTGAAGATCTCCTTAAGACAGAGTAGCATGTCTCAAGATGTGGTTTCTGAGCCACGTTTCTTGGAATTGCCTGGAGGACGCACTTGTCAAAAACGCAAGCCGTGGTACCACTCCAGGTCTGCCGAATGAAAGTATCTGGGGATGAAAGCtagggaatctgcattttaacataaCTTGTTGGATTTTAATTTaagattttgtttgaaaaataccAAAGCAGAGGCAAGAAGGAAGGCTACTGAGAAGAATAAACTAGTAAATGTGGCAGTATTAACAATCTCATTTTTTGGACTACATTAATTCCAAGCTTGTTTCCTTAAattatgtgaaaagaaaaggCTTTATGTAGCAAATTAATTTGTTAACAAAGATTTTGGGGAAAATTCTTTTCTACCTTTTCAAATAACAATTTATAACTCTGGATCACTCTTAGTTTATGTACTTTCAAGCTTATGTACTTGAAATAAATACAACTTCAGAAACAGCTTACAGTTCagatatggcttttattatactAATTGTGATCAAACCTAATtttggaggaggaaaggaagaaggggcaatgaaggaaggagagagaagaaagagggaacACAGGAGTGAATCTAACTCCTGCCTTTCAAATGGCAGCtcggcaggagggagggggaggggagtaaGTCGACAAAAATCTATGGAGAGTTGAAATAGGAAAGAAACCAGGTTGGAGAAGAAGCCAGAATGTCACCCTCCTTCCTGAACAAGTTTTGTCTCCTATGCAGGGCCACCAACCGTGCAGGTAGCCCAAACCACTCCTTTTAACACGAGGGAGCCTGTGATGCTGGCCTGCTACGTGTGGGGCTTCTATCCAGCAGATGTGACCATCACCTGGA of Microcebus murinus isolate Inina chromosome 5, M.murinus_Inina_mat1.0, whole genome shotgun sequence contains these proteins:
- the LOC105886010 gene encoding HLA class II histocompatibility antigen, DM beta chain isoform X1, coding for MTTLLPLLLGLSLGCTGAAKDSDLAPLGGFVAHVESTCLLDDDGTAQDFTYCISFNKDLLTCWDQQEEKMAPCEFGVLNGLASYLSDYLNQQGTLLQRLRSGLQDCATHTQPFWGSLTHRTRPPTVQVAQTTPFNTREPVMLACYVWGFYPADVTITWRKNGQPVTPHNSAQKTSQPNGDWTYQTLSHLALTPSYGDTYTCVVEHVGAPEPILQDWTPVLSPMQTVKVSVSAVTLGLGLIIFSLGLISWRRAASSSYIPLPGSNYPEGRHIS